In Zea mays cultivar B73 chromosome 7, Zm-B73-REFERENCE-NAM-5.0, whole genome shotgun sequence, the following proteins share a genomic window:
- the LOC100192480 gene encoding sodium/hydrogen exchanger 6 isoform X1, whose amino-acid sequence MATGLALAAAPHVASVTGSGTVEEQAAGVGILLQISMLVLSFVLGHILRRRKFYYIPEASGSLLIGMIVGGLANISNTQKSIRRWFNFREDFFLLFLLPPIIFQSGFSLAPKPFFSNFDAIITFAILGTFIASIVTGLLVYLGGLLYIVYRLPLVECMMFGALVSATDPVTVLSIFQELGTDTNLYALVFGESVLNDAVAISLYRSMASMRTHHSGKNFFLVILRFLENFVGSMSSGIGVGLISALLFKYAALGVENLHNLESCLFVLFPYFSYMLAEGIGLSGIISILFTGIVMKRYTFSNLSDDSQRFTARFFHLLSSLAEAFVFIYMGFDIAIERQSWSHIGFIFFSIIFILVARAANVFSCAYILNLARPPHCQIPRQYQQALWYSGLRGAMAFALALQSVHDLPDGHGETIFTATTSIVVLTVLLIGGSTGTMLEALQVVGDSNRYCQLYELQESSNGNDTGYTGQNYDEGASTSSKFRSKLRDLRRSTSSFALLDRNYLTPIFTSQNGDCNDNTTESPNEELTIFRGPGDLEVHD is encoded by the exons ATGGCGACGGGGCTTGCCTTGGCGGCGGCGCCTCATGTTGCTTCGGTCACGGGATCGGGGACAGTGGAGgagcaggcggcgggggtcggcaTCTTGCTTCAGATATCAATGCTCGTGCTCTCGTTCGTGCTCGGGCATATCCTGCGCCGCCGAAAGTTCTACTACATCCCCGAGGCCAGCGGCTCACTCCTGATCG GGATGATTGTTGGAGGGCTTGCTAACATATCAAACACTCAGAAAAGCATCAG GAGATGGTTTAATTTTCGGGAGGACTTCTTCCTTCTCTTTTTACTGCCTCCAATTATATT CCAGTCCGGATTCAGCTTAGCACCA aAACCATTCTTTTCGAACTTCGATGCTATCATAACATTTGCAATCCTGGGAACCTTCATTGCCTCCATTGTTACAGGTCTTTTAGT CTACCTTGGTGGATTACTATACATTGTCTACAGGCTCCCACTGGTGGAGTGTATGATGTTTGGTGCTCTTGTATCAGCAACTGATCCTGTGACAGTTTTGTCTATATTTCAG GAGCTTGGCACTGATACAAATCTATATGCACTGGTTTTTGGAGAATCCGTTTTAAATGACGCT GTAGCGATATCCTTGTACAG GTCTATGGCATCTATGAGGACGCACCATTCTGGAAAAAACTTTTTCCTTGTAATTCTGAGGTTTCTTGAAAATTTTGTTGGATCAATGTCATCAG GCATTGGTGTTGGACTAATTTCCGCTCTC CTCTTCAAGTATGCAGCACTGGGCGTTGAGAA CCTTCACAATCTGGAGAGTTGCTTGTTTGTGCTTTTCCCATACTTCTC GTACATGCTAGCAGAAGGCATTGGTCTATCTGGCATTATTTCTATTCTCTTCACGGGTATT GTGATGAAGAGATACACATTCTCTAACTTATCAGATGATTCTCAGCGTTTTACAGCTCGCttttttcaccttctttcttcactAGCAGAAGCTTTCGT GTTCATATACATGGGATTTGATATTGCGATAGAACGTCAAAGCTGGTCACATATTGGATTCATATTTTTCTCAATT ATCTTCATACTAGTTGCAAG GGCTGCAAATGTCTTCTCTTGTGCATACATACTGAATTTGGCACGACCTCCACATTGCCAAATACCTAGGCAATATCAGCAGGCTCTTTGGTATAGTG GGCTTAGAGGAGCTATGGCTTTTGCCCTCGCTCTTCAGTCTGTTCATGATCTTCCGGATGGACATGGCGAGACAATTTTTACTGCTACCACATCTATTGTTGTTCTAACT GTACTCCTTATTGGTGGCTCAACTGGAACAATGCTTGAGGCCCTACAGGTAGTTGGGGACAGCAACCGTTATTGCCAACTGTATGAG CTGCAGGAGAGTTCTAATGGCAACGACACTGGTTACACGGGACAAAATTATGATGAAGGAGCATCCACTTCAAGCAAATTCAGATCTAAACTTAGAGATCTAAGGAGAAG CACCTCGTCTTTCGCTTTACTGGACAGAAATTACCTTACTCCTATTTTCACTTCGCAAAACGGCGACTGCAATGATAACACTACAGAAAGTCCCA ATGAAGAATTGACGATATTCAGAGGACCTGGGGATTTGGAGGTACATGATTGA
- the LOC100192480 gene encoding sodium/hydrogen exchanger 6 isoform X2 → MATGLALAAAPHVASVTGSGTVEEQAAGVGILLQISMLVLSFVLGHILRRRKFYYIPEASGSLLIGMIVGGLANISNTQKSIRRWFNFREDFFLLFLLPPIIFQSGFSLAPKPFFSNFDAIITFAILGTFIASIVTGLLVYLGGLLYIVYRLPLVECMMFGALVSATDPVTVLSIFQELGTDTNLYALVFGESVLNDAVAISLYRSMASMRTHHSGKNFFLVILRFLENFVGSMSSGIGVGLISALLFKYAALGVENLHNLESCLFVLFPYFSYMLAEGIGLSGIISILFTGIVMKRYTFSNLSDDSQRFTARFFHLLSSLAEAFVFIYMGFDIAIERQSWSHIGFIFFSIIFILVARAANVFSCAYILNLARPPHCQIPRQYQQALWYSGLRGAMAFALALQSVHDLPDGHGETIFTATTSIVVLTVLLIGGSTGTMLEALQVVGDSNRYCQLYEESSNGNDTGYTGQNYDEGASTSSKFRSKLRDLRRSTSSFALLDRNYLTPIFTSQNGDCNDNTTESPNEELTIFRGPGDLEVHD, encoded by the exons ATGGCGACGGGGCTTGCCTTGGCGGCGGCGCCTCATGTTGCTTCGGTCACGGGATCGGGGACAGTGGAGgagcaggcggcgggggtcggcaTCTTGCTTCAGATATCAATGCTCGTGCTCTCGTTCGTGCTCGGGCATATCCTGCGCCGCCGAAAGTTCTACTACATCCCCGAGGCCAGCGGCTCACTCCTGATCG GGATGATTGTTGGAGGGCTTGCTAACATATCAAACACTCAGAAAAGCATCAG GAGATGGTTTAATTTTCGGGAGGACTTCTTCCTTCTCTTTTTACTGCCTCCAATTATATT CCAGTCCGGATTCAGCTTAGCACCA aAACCATTCTTTTCGAACTTCGATGCTATCATAACATTTGCAATCCTGGGAACCTTCATTGCCTCCATTGTTACAGGTCTTTTAGT CTACCTTGGTGGATTACTATACATTGTCTACAGGCTCCCACTGGTGGAGTGTATGATGTTTGGTGCTCTTGTATCAGCAACTGATCCTGTGACAGTTTTGTCTATATTTCAG GAGCTTGGCACTGATACAAATCTATATGCACTGGTTTTTGGAGAATCCGTTTTAAATGACGCT GTAGCGATATCCTTGTACAG GTCTATGGCATCTATGAGGACGCACCATTCTGGAAAAAACTTTTTCCTTGTAATTCTGAGGTTTCTTGAAAATTTTGTTGGATCAATGTCATCAG GCATTGGTGTTGGACTAATTTCCGCTCTC CTCTTCAAGTATGCAGCACTGGGCGTTGAGAA CCTTCACAATCTGGAGAGTTGCTTGTTTGTGCTTTTCCCATACTTCTC GTACATGCTAGCAGAAGGCATTGGTCTATCTGGCATTATTTCTATTCTCTTCACGGGTATT GTGATGAAGAGATACACATTCTCTAACTTATCAGATGATTCTCAGCGTTTTACAGCTCGCttttttcaccttctttcttcactAGCAGAAGCTTTCGT GTTCATATACATGGGATTTGATATTGCGATAGAACGTCAAAGCTGGTCACATATTGGATTCATATTTTTCTCAATT ATCTTCATACTAGTTGCAAG GGCTGCAAATGTCTTCTCTTGTGCATACATACTGAATTTGGCACGACCTCCACATTGCCAAATACCTAGGCAATATCAGCAGGCTCTTTGGTATAGTG GGCTTAGAGGAGCTATGGCTTTTGCCCTCGCTCTTCAGTCTGTTCATGATCTTCCGGATGGACATGGCGAGACAATTTTTACTGCTACCACATCTATTGTTGTTCTAACT GTACTCCTTATTGGTGGCTCAACTGGAACAATGCTTGAGGCCCTACAGGTAGTTGGGGACAGCAACCGTTATTGCCAACTGTATGAG GAGAGTTCTAATGGCAACGACACTGGTTACACGGGACAAAATTATGATGAAGGAGCATCCACTTCAAGCAAATTCAGATCTAAACTTAGAGATCTAAGGAGAAG CACCTCGTCTTTCGCTTTACTGGACAGAAATTACCTTACTCCTATTTTCACTTCGCAAAACGGCGACTGCAATGATAACACTACAGAAAGTCCCA ATGAAGAATTGACGATATTCAGAGGACCTGGGGATTTGGAGGTACATGATTGA
- the LOC100192480 gene encoding Sodium/hydrogen exchanger 6 translates to MMFGALVSATDPVTVLSIFQELGTDTNLYALVFGESVLNDAVAISLYRSMASMRTHHSGKNFFLVILRFLENFVGSMSSGIGVGLISALLFKYAALGVENLHNLESCLFVLFPYFSYMLAEGIGLSGIISILFTGIVMKRYTFSNLSDDSQRFTARFFHLLSSLAEAFVFIYMGFDIAIERQSWSHIGFIFFSIIFILVARAANVFSCAYILNLARPPHCQIPRQYQQALWYSGLRGAMAFALALQSVHDLPDGHGETIFTATTSIVVLTVLLIGGSTGTMLEALQVVGDSNRYCQLYELQESSNGNDTGYTGQNYDEGASTSSKFRSKLRDLRRSTSSFALLDRNYLTPIFTSQNGDCNDNTTESPNEELTIFRGPGDLEVHD, encoded by the exons ATGATGTTTGGTGCTCTTGTATCAGCAACTGATCCTGTGACAGTTTTGTCTATATTTCAG GAGCTTGGCACTGATACAAATCTATATGCACTGGTTTTTGGAGAATCCGTTTTAAATGACGCT GTAGCGATATCCTTGTACAG GTCTATGGCATCTATGAGGACGCACCATTCTGGAAAAAACTTTTTCCTTGTAATTCTGAGGTTTCTTGAAAATTTTGTTGGATCAATGTCATCAG GCATTGGTGTTGGACTAATTTCCGCTCTC CTCTTCAAGTATGCAGCACTGGGCGTTGAGAA CCTTCACAATCTGGAGAGTTGCTTGTTTGTGCTTTTCCCATACTTCTC GTACATGCTAGCAGAAGGCATTGGTCTATCTGGCATTATTTCTATTCTCTTCACGGGTATT GTGATGAAGAGATACACATTCTCTAACTTATCAGATGATTCTCAGCGTTTTACAGCTCGCttttttcaccttctttcttcactAGCAGAAGCTTTCGT GTTCATATACATGGGATTTGATATTGCGATAGAACGTCAAAGCTGGTCACATATTGGATTCATATTTTTCTCAATT ATCTTCATACTAGTTGCAAG GGCTGCAAATGTCTTCTCTTGTGCATACATACTGAATTTGGCACGACCTCCACATTGCCAAATACCTAGGCAATATCAGCAGGCTCTTTGGTATAGTG GGCTTAGAGGAGCTATGGCTTTTGCCCTCGCTCTTCAGTCTGTTCATGATCTTCCGGATGGACATGGCGAGACAATTTTTACTGCTACCACATCTATTGTTGTTCTAACT GTACTCCTTATTGGTGGCTCAACTGGAACAATGCTTGAGGCCCTACAGGTAGTTGGGGACAGCAACCGTTATTGCCAACTGTATGAG CTGCAGGAGAGTTCTAATGGCAACGACACTGGTTACACGGGACAAAATTATGATGAAGGAGCATCCACTTCAAGCAAATTCAGATCTAAACTTAGAGATCTAAGGAGAAG CACCTCGTCTTTCGCTTTACTGGACAGAAATTACCTTACTCCTATTTTCACTTCGCAAAACGGCGACTGCAATGATAACACTACAGAAAGTCCCA ATGAAGAATTGACGATATTCAGAGGACCTGGGGATTTGGAGGTACATGATTGA